One genomic window of Salvelinus alpinus chromosome 9, SLU_Salpinus.1, whole genome shotgun sequence includes the following:
- the slc35f4 gene encoding solute carrier family 35 member F4 isoform X2 has product MKKHSARVAPLSSYSSQVLTCSISEGEEGSESHADTPGSEASEEGTSYQTCANTVLKVLGGLLLVLCVSSSWVGTTQLVQLTFKTFSCPFFISWFSTNWTILLFPLYYGGHVVTTRDEQTPIQKFRECSRLFGENGMTLKLFLKRTVPFSILWTLTNYLYLLALRKLTATDVSALYCCHKAFVFLLSWIVLKDRFMGVRIVAAIMAITGIVMMAYADGFHGDSIIGVALAVGSASTSALYKVLFKMFLGSANLGEVAHFLSTMGVFNLIFISFIPLILYFTKVEHWVSLSSLPWGYLCGLAGLWLVFNILVNVGVVLTYPILISIGTLLSVPGNAVVDVLKHEVIFSVVRLAATCIICLGFLLLLLPEEWDSVTLRFLAAFKKSEEHAEELTDSSIHTRSRSQANGAVSIPMA; this is encoded by the exons ATGAAGAAGCATTCAGCCAGAGTGGCTCCTCTCAGCTCCTACAGCTCCCAGGTCCTCACCTGCTCCATCTCCGAAG GAGAGGAGGGTTCTGAGTCTCATGCGGACACACCAGGCAGTGAGGCCAGTGAAGAAGGGACATCGTACCAGACGTGTGCTAACACAGTGCTGAAGGTGCTGGGGGGCCTCCTATTGGTCCTATGTGTCTCCTCCTCTTGGGTGGGCACCACTCAGCTGGTCCAGCTCACCTTCAAGACCTTCTCCTGCCCCTTCTTCATCTCCTGGTTCAGCACTAACTGGaccatcctcctcttccctctctactACGGAGGCCACGTGGTCACCACCCGGGACGAGCAGACGCCTATACAGAAATTCAG AGAGTGCAGCAGGCTTTTTGGGGAGAATGGGATGACCCTCAAGCTGTTCCTGAAGAGGACAGTTCCCTTCTCCATCCTGTGGACCCTGACTAACTACCTGTACCTGCTGGCCCTGAGGAAGCTGACCGCCACTGATGTCTCAGCCCTCTACTGCTGCCACAAGGCCTTCGTCTTCCTACTGTCCTGGATCGTCCTGAAGGACCGCTTCATGGGTGTACGG ATTGTGGCAGCCATAATGGCAATCACAGGCATCGTCATGATGGCTTACGCAGATGGTTTCCATGGGGACTCCATCATAGGCGTGGCCTTAGCTGTAGGCTCCGCGTCCACATCGGCTCTCTACAAG GTACTGTTTAAGATGTTCCTGGGCAGTGCCAACCTGGGTGAGGTGGCTCACTTCCTCTCCACCATGGGTGTCTTCAATCTCATCTTCATCTCCTTCATCCCCCTCATCCTCTACTTCACCAAAGTGGAGCACTGGGTCTCTCTGTCCTCGCTGCCCTGGGGATACCTGTGTGGCCtggctgggctctggctgg TGTTCAATATCCTGGTTAATGTTGGTGTGGTGCTTACCTACCCCATCCTCATCTCTATAGGGACATTGCTCAGTGTGCCCGGCAATGCAG tggtagatgtgttgaaacatgaggtgatctTCAGTGTGGTGCGTCTGGCTGCCACCTGCATCATCTGCCTTGgcttcctgctgctgctgcttcctgAGGAGTGGGACTCCGTCACGCTGCGCTTCCTCGCCGCATTCAAGAAGTCTGAGGAGCATGCAGAGGAGCTGACTGATTCCAGCATCCACACACGCAGCCGCAGCCAAGCTAATGGCGCCGTCTCAATCCCTATGGCATGA
- the LOC139530857 gene encoding uncharacterized protein: protein MGSTGSRSRLSQVAPCHSQQEGNQEQQASHPTSQWTIPAVPTPLEPQHGPLGHSKTIQLHPLKLENSASFPPLSTESSYEASSLPQSQSNICGPSIIHSHPPRRLQALQPLAPLSAGLKVTANHMAMGRDWRDGGVLHFSTPSQGAHDGTGRRPQGGLLEAQTVLSQQAQRRRRAHQRRVREQRVHERTIYIDNVEAPSGKGIQRLHLLNRPTQRDIFWDEMTGESLDLKEILQPSPLPLEQGERQQSQPGPPQCLCRDEELINRDLAWGVLRSPHRKTNTLTDRVAGETDGGLTMRKTLPSMLDWKTEKQRDTIPKHLSSFGDSERPLRGWQREGIRGLCNGERGNWEPDLE from the exons ATGGGCTCTACAGGATCCAGGTCCAGGCTGAGTCAGGTGGCCCCGTGTCACAGTCAGCAAGAGGGAAACCAGGAACAGCAGGCCAGTCATCCCACCTCACAATGGACCATCCCTGCTGTGCCAACCCCACTGGAGCCACAACATGGGCCCCTAGGACATAGTAAGACTATCCAGCTGCACCCACTGAAACTGGAAAACTCTGCAAGCTTCCCACCActatctacag AATCATCATATGAAGCGAGCAGCCTCCCACAGAGTCAAAGCAACATTTGTGGACCAAGCATCATTCATTCTCATCCACCACGAAGACTACAG GCGTTGCAACCGTTGGCCCCTCTTAGTGCAGGCCTCAAGGTTACTGCCAATCACATGGCCATg GGCAGAGACTGGAGAGATGGGGGTGTCCTCCACTTTTCTACCCCCAGCCAGGGTGCACACGATGGCACCGGCCGCCGTCCGCAG GGAGGACTCCTGGAGGCACAGACGGTCCTCAGTCAACAGGCCCAGCGAAGAAGGAGAGCCCACCAGAGACGAGTCCGAGAGCAGCGGGTCCACGAGAGGACAATCTACATAGATAATG TTGAAGCACCTAGCGGCAAAGGGATACAGAGACTGCATCTGCTGAACAGGCCAACCCAAAGGGACATATTTTGGGATGAGATGACAGGAGAGAGTCTTGACCTCAAGGAGATCCTCCAACCAAGCCCCCTTCCcctggagcagggagagagacagcagtcCCAGCCTGGACCACCACAGTGCCTGTGTAGGGATGAGGAGCTGATCAACAGAGACTTGGCATGGGGAGTCCTCAGGAGTCCTCACCGGAAAACAAATACTCTCACAGACAGAGTGGCAGGGGAGACAGATGGTGGACTGACCATGAGGAAAACCTTACCTTCGATGCTGGACTGGAAGacagagaaacaaagagataCAATTCCCAAACACTTGAGCTCTTTCGGGGATAGTGAGAGGCCTCTGAGAGGCTGGCAGAGAGAGGGCATTAGAGGTCTatgtaatggagagagagggaattgGGAACCTGACCTGGAGTAG
- the naa30 gene encoding N-alpha-acetyltransferase 30 isoform X1 has product MPTMGMAEIDSSSFDGVLTCSKEVVVMEGDREDLGTLCAEEDLVASALAATITSQVIVEELRRLGLCSNIEGDVEYVPYESELQMSDIKRLITKDLSEPYSIYTYRYFIHNWPQLCFLAMVDKDCVGAIVCKLDMHKKIHRGYIAMLAVDSRHRRKGIGTYLVKKAIYAMMDEDCDEVVLETEITNQSAQKLYENLGFVRDKRLFQYYLNGVDALRLKLWLR; this is encoded by the exons ATGCCAACCATGGGAATGGCTGAAATAGATTCCAGTAGTTTCGACGGGGTGCTAACATGCAGCAAAGAAGTGGTggtgatggagggagacagggaagaCCTCGGGACGCTGTGCGCTGAAGAAGATTTGGTGGCATCCGCGCTTGCTGCCACTATCACCTCTCAAGTTATTGTGGAAGAACTGAGAAGGCTTGGGTTATGTTCAAACATAGAGGGAGACGTGGAATACGTACCATACGAGTCTGAACTGCAAATGTCAGACATCAAAAGGCTTATTACCAAGGACTTGTCAGAGCCTTATTCGATTTATACATATAGGTATTTCATTCATAACTGGCCTCAACTCTGCTTCCTG GCGATGGTGGATAAGGATTGTGTTGGTGCCATTGTGTGCAAACTGGATATGCACAAGAAGATTCACCGTGGCTACATTGCCATGTTGGCTGTGGACTCCAGACACAGGAGGAAGGGAATTG GTACATATCTAGTCAAAAAGGCTATCTATGCTATGATGGATGAGGACTGTGATGAG GTGGTGCTGGAGACTGAGATCACCAACCAATCAGCCCAGAAACTGTATGAGAACCTGGGCTTTGTAAGGGACAAGCGGCTCTTCCAATACTATTTAAATGGAGTGGATGCTCTACGGCTCAAACTGTGGCTCCGGTAG
- the naa30 gene encoding N-alpha-acetyltransferase 30 isoform X2: protein MVDKDCVGAIVCKLDMHKKIHRGYIAMLAVDSRHRRKGIGTYLVKKAIYAMMDEDCDEVVLETEITNQSAQKLYENLGFVRDKRLFQYYLNGVDALRLKLWLR, encoded by the exons ATGGTGGATAAGGATTGTGTTGGTGCCATTGTGTGCAAACTGGATATGCACAAGAAGATTCACCGTGGCTACATTGCCATGTTGGCTGTGGACTCCAGACACAGGAGGAAGGGAATTG GTACATATCTAGTCAAAAAGGCTATCTATGCTATGATGGATGAGGACTGTGATGAG GTGGTGCTGGAGACTGAGATCACCAACCAATCAGCCCAGAAACTGTATGAGAACCTGGGCTTTGTAAGGGACAAGCGGCTCTTCCAATACTATTTAAATGGAGTGGATGCTCTACGGCTCAAACTGTGGCTCCGGTAG
- the ap5m1 gene encoding AP-5 complex subunit mu-1, with product MSVRALWIISYERGESVAVRFSRRYPTVEQRAKCMAGSLYVSVPEDGTVLQLLLTELGLSDSDKPYMALRDDCLHQQRSPALELHVEGPSGGVLWPVLVFSQGPLILACLAMVDAPADPRPPLASLFSVSQGLTLLAGLQAFLCGSGSKPDREGLTSRLAMMPSILLQICPLGTPLDIPQPGASSASAMPTPAGTQKQPAWKTGVHRGRAVVNVALTEMVRSMQYGNRNRQDLWDVYGTVTCKCEVEGVLPNVTVTLTLPPNGSPLMDVLVHPCVSSLDASVLTAMSVEDCDSSAFSGPYKFPFSPPLEPFRLCSYTSQVPVPPILGTYQLKDDDSQLRITVSLKLHESVRNSFEYCEAHLPFFNRYQMGSVDVKVSSGQLEVSKEKNLLVWVLGQKFPKSREVSLEGSVSFSGELPGPTDPLCTDLTAYIKLYFRVPDVTLSGCCVDQHSVQVYSSAKPRIVTSRELLSSEYFIWNSTGTAPVSSGHMML from the exons ATGAGTGTGAGGGCATTGTGGATTATATCTTACGAGAGGGGAGAATCTGTAGCAGTGCGCTTTTCCAG GCGATACCCAACAGTGGAGCAGCGTGCTAAGTGTATGGCCGGCTCATTGTATGTGTCTGTCCCAGAGGATGGCACTGTGCTCCAGCTCCTACTCACTGAGCTGGGCCTATCTGACTCTGACAAACCCTACATGGCTCTACGAGATGACTGTCTCCACCAGCAGCGCTCACCAGCCTTGGAGCTCCATGTAGAAGGCCCCAGTGGAGGGGTCCTTTGGCCAGTGTTGGTCTTCTCCCAGGGGCCTCTGATCCTGGCCTGTCTGGCCATGGTGGATGCCCCCGCTGATCCCCGGCCTCCTCTGGCCAGCTTGTTCTCTGTCTCCCAGGGCCTCACACTGTTGGCGGGCCTGCAGGCGTTCCTCTGTGGGTCTGGGAGTAAGCCTGACAGAGAGGGGCTGACCTCTCGCCTGGCCATGATGCCCTCTATCCTCCTGCAGATCTGCCCCCTCGGGACCCCACTGGACATCCCTCAGCCAGGGGCCTCATCGGCATCAGCAATGCCCACTCCTGCAGGGACCCAGAAACAGCCAGCCTGGAAAACAGGGGTGCACCGTGGTCGGGCTGTGGTGAATGTAGCTCTAACGGAGATGGTGCGCTCCATGCAGTATGGAAACCGAAACAGGCAGGACCTCTGGGATGTCTATGGCACAGTGACTTGCAAG TGTGAAGTGGAAGGGGTCCTTCCCAATGTGACGGTCACTCTCACCCTGCCACCCAATGGCTCACCACTGATGGATGTCCTGGTCCACCCTTGTGTGTCTTCACTGGATGCCAGTGTTCTGACTGCCATGAGTGTTGAGGACTGTGACAGCTCTGCCTTCTCTGGCCCCTACAAgttccccttctcccctcctcttgaGCCTTTCAGGCTCTGCAGCTACACATCTCAG GTCCCCGTGCCTCCCATCCTAGGCACCTATCAGCTAAAGGATGATGATAGCCAGTTGCGTATTACTGTGAGTCTCAAACTTCACGAGAGTGTGAGGAACAGCTTTGAATACTGTGAGGCACATCTGCCGTTCTTTAACAG GTACCAGATGGGTAGTGTGGATGTGAAAGTGAGCTCAGGACAGCTGGAGGTGTCCAAGGAGAAGAACCTGCTGGTCTGGGTCCTCG GCCAGAAGTTCCCCAAGTCCCGCGAGGTGTCACTAGAGGGCAGTGTGAGTTTTTCAGGGGAGCTCCCAGGACCTACAGATCCTCTCTGCACTGACCTTACAGCCTACATCAAA TTGTACTTCCGAGTGCCAGACGTGACTCTGTCTGGATGCTGTGTGGACCAGCATTCAGTGCAGGTCTATTCCTCTGCAAAACCTCGTATAGTCACAT cCCGGGAGTTGTTATCCTCAGAATACTTTATCTGGAACTCAACTGGAACTGCACCAGTGTCCTCTGGACACATGATGCTGTAG